A window of Marinobacter halotolerans genomic DNA:
GAGAACCGTCAGATCCCCTTCCAGGAGATACGGGAGAAGGTCATCGCCTTGGCGCAGTCTTGGCGTGACGGGCTGCTGGAATCCCTGAACGAGTCCTATGGCGAAGAGCAGGGCAACGAGCTCTATCGGCTCTACGCCTCGGCTTTCCCATCCAGTTACAAGGACATGTTCTCACCCCGGCGTGCGGCCATTGACGTGGACCACATTGCCCAGGCGACCAGAGAAAAACGCCTTACCATGAGCTTCTACCGGGCTCTGGAAGAGGATGAAAGCACGCTTCACTTCAAGCTGTTTTTCCCGGACGAAACTCTCCCGCTTTCGGATGTTATGCCCATTTTCGACAACCTGGGTTTCCGGGTCATTGGCGAGCATCCGTTCGAGGTGAATGATCGCAACGGCAAGGTCGTGTGGATTCACGACTTCACGCTTCAGACCACCGGCGGAACGGTTGTCGATATTCACCGTATCCGCCCGATCTTCGAGGATCTGTTCAGCCGGGTCTGGTACGGCGACGCCGAAAACGATGCCTTTAACCGCCTGCTGCTGTCCTCCTACATGAGCTGGCGCGAGATTGCGCTGTTGCGCACCTTTGCCCGTTACATGCGCCAGATCCGCGTGTCCAATAGTCAGACGTTCATTTCCAACACCCTGGTTCATCATGTGGATCTGGCCCGCCTGCTGCTGGAGTTTTTCGAGGTTCGCTTCAACCCGGAGCGGTACCAGAGCCCGGGTAAGAGCAAGGCAGCGCAGCAGAAGCTGGAAATCGAGTTCAACGCCGGGCTTGATGAGGTGGAAAACCTCAGTGAAGATCGGGTTCTGCGGCTGTTTATCGAGTTGATGCAGGCAACCCTGCGCACCAACTACTATCAGCCCGACGCTGACGGCGGCAACAAACCTTATATCAGCGTGAAATTCGATCCTCACCAGATTCCGGACGTGCCGCTGCCATTGCCCATGTTCGAGATCTTTGTCTATTCACCGCGGGTGGAGGGCGTTCACCTGCGGGGCGGCAAGGTTGCCCGTGGTGGCCTGCGCTGGTCGGACCGGTTTGAGGACTATCGCACTGAAATACTGGGGCTGGTAAAGGCCCAGCAGGTAAAAAATGCGGTGATCGTGCCGGTTGGTGCCAAGGGCGGCTTTGTGGCCAAGCGGTTGCCGGACATGTCGGATCGCGAGGCCTTCCAGGCTGAGGGTATAGAGGCCTACAAAACCTTCATCCGGGGCCTGCTGGATATAACTGATAATCTCGTCGATGGTGGTATCAAGCCGCCGGAATCAGTGATTCGCCACGATGAGGACGATCATTACCTGGTGGTTGCCGCAGACAAGGGCACGGCCACCTTTTCGGATATCGCCAATGGGCTGGCCGCTGAATACGGGTTCTGGATGGGAGATGCCTTCGCGTCCGGCGGTAGCAACGGGTATGACCACAAGAAGATGGGCATCACCGCCCGGGGTGCCTGGGTCTCGGTGGAGCGTCACTTCCGGGAGATGGGTATCAATCCAGCGCTGGATGAGTTTACCGCCATTGGTATCGGTGACATGGCTGGCGACGTATTCGGCAATGGTCTGCTGTCTTCCGAGAAAACCAAACTGGTGGCCGCATTCAACCATATGCACATTTTTGTGGATCCTTCGCCGGATCCGGAGAAAAGCTACAAGGAACGCAAGCGCCTGTTTGAGCTGCCTCGCTCATCCTGGACCGACTACGACACAAAGCTGATTTCCAAGGGCGGCGGCGTGTTCAACCGCAGTGCCAAATCCATTCCGGTCAGCCCGGAAATGAAAAAACTGCTGGGTATCAAGTCGGACCGCGTGCCACCGAACATGCTGATCAGCCACATTCTTAAATCCCAGGTGGATCTGCTGTGGTTTGGTGGCATTGGCACTTACGTCAAGGCGAAAACCGAGAGTCACAGCGACGTGGGGGACAAGGCCAACGATGCCCTGCGGGTCGATGGCAGCGAACTGCGCTGCAAGATTGTTGGCGAGGGGGGTAACCTGGGCATGACCCAGCTTGGCCGCATCGAATTTGCCCTGCGCGGCGGTCGTCTGAACACCGACTTCATCGATAACTCCGGCGGTGTCGACTGTTCTGACCACGAAGTGAACATGAAGATCCTGCTCAACCAGGCCGTGGCCATGGGCGACCTGACGGAAAAGCAGCGCAATCAGATGCTGGAGGAAATGACCGACGACGTTGCTGCCCTGGTGCTGAAAAACAACTATCGCCAGGTCCAGGCCATCAGTATTGCCAGTGTTGGTGCGGCCACCCGGCTGGAGGAATACCGGCGGCTGATGAACACCATGGAAAGCGAGGGCAAACTGAATCGCAGCCTGGAGTTCCTGCCGGACGACGAGACCCTGACCGAGCGCAAGCTCGACAAGAAAGGCCTGACCCGGCCCGAGCTCTCTGTGCTGATTTCCTACGTCAAAGGCGACCTCAAACAGACGTTGATCAACAGTTCATTGCCGGACGATCCGCTGTTGGCCGGCGAGATGTACAAGGTGTTTCCCCAGGATCTGACCCGGAAATTTTCAAAAGAGCTGGGCGAACACCAGCTGCGCCGGGAGATCATCGCCACCCAGATCGCCAACGACATGGTCAACCACATGGGGATTACCTTTGTGGAGCGGCTGAAGCAGTCCACCGGTGCTGATGCGGCATCCGTGGCATTAGCCTGGATTATTGCCCGTGACGTGTTCCGGCTGGATACCTGGTGGGACAAGATCGAGTACCTTGATTACTTTATTCCCGCGAAGCTTCAGATCGAATTGATGAATGATCTGAGTCGCCTGATTCGCCGTGCCGTGCGCTGGCTTCTGCGTAACCGTCGGGCGGAACTGAGTATTCAGAGCCATATGGAGCGGTTTGCTGACAATGTCTGGATGATTACCTCCGATCTGCCAGAGTACCTGGGCGAGCATGCCCGGGACGAGTGGAAACGCCGTCATGATGAACTGGTTGCCGAAGGGCTGCCTGAGGAACTGGCGTCAGTGGCTTCCGGAACCAACTATCTCTATTCATCGCTCGGCATTATCGAGGCCCACGAAGCCACCGGCATGCCGCTGAAAACCGTGGCCAATCTCTACTATGACCTAGGCGACAAGCTCGATCTGAACTGGTTTGCCCGGGCTATTGCCAACCTGGTTCCCGCTTCGCACTGGCAAGCCCTTGCGCGGGAAAGCTTCCGTGAGGATCTGGATTGGCAGCAGCGGGCCCTGACGACCGGGGTGCTGCGGATTGCGGGCAAGCCGGATGACGTTGGTGTGTGTGTCGACGGCTGGATGAAGCGCCACGAATCGCTAGTTCATCGCTGGAAAACCATGCTGGCCGAGCTCAAGGGTGTGCGGGAACCAGAGTATGCCATGTTCTCGGTGGCCCTGAGGGAGCTGCTGGATCTGGCCCAGACCACGATGCATACCCAGCTTGAAGAACTGGTTGGTGAGGTCCAGTGAGCGTTGCGTTGAGGCATCAATTGCCGTTCAATGCGACGGGTAAACGGTAAAAGAGGAGCGTTCAATGGGGCAGCTGGATTCGTTGCTGGAGAAAAACAGGGCCTGGGCGAACGGGATCAAAAAAGAGGATCCGGAGTTTTTCCAGCGGCTTTCGAGCCAGCAGGCGCCGGAATATCTGTGGATCGGGTGTGCGGACAGTCGTGTCCCGGCGAACCAGATTGTTGATCTGATGCCGGGCGAGCTCTTTGTTCACCGTAATGTCGCCAACGTCGTGGTGCACACGGACTTCAACTGTCTGTCGGTGCTTCAGTTTGCCGTGGACGTGTTGAAAGTTAAGCATGTTCTGGTTGTCGGCCACTACGGCTGTGGCGGCGTCAAAGCGGCGCTTCACAACGAAGGTTTTGGCCTGATTGCCAACTGGCTTCGCCACGTGCAGGACGTCCGGGACAAATACCAGGACGTTCTGGACGGTATTAGCGAAGAGCAGGACCAAGTGGACCGGCTATGTGAACTGAATGTGGTGGAGCAGGTGTCTCATGTGTGCCAGAACAACATCGTGCAGGAGGCCTGGCGAAGAGGCCAGTCGCTGAGGGTTCACGGTTTTGTCTATGACCTGAGGGATGGTCTATTGCGGGATATGGGGCTTCATATCGGCTCTGACAGCGAAAAAGACGCAATCAAGCAGAGCAGTGTTGACGATCTGGTTCTGCGGCCGGTACGTTCCGGGCGTCAAAAATAGCGACATGTACACTGTCAAATTGTGTCAAAAATTCGTGATCAGTGTCACTTGATGACCCTCGGCGTCATCACAGTTAGTGGCTCTTCCGGTTGTTACACTGTTGATGTAGCAACTGAGGAGAATGATCATGCGAGAGATGATGCAGAAAGCACTGAGTGCACTCAATGGTCGCAAAGAGACAAAAGTGACGGAGCGGGACCGCCGTTCAGCTGCAGCTCAGTCCTCCTCCCCCTCGTCTGAAGACTGGGGAATGTCTCCCGAGGACGCCCTGAAAGCCAGCATGGTCTCCGGGTACAAATAAAGCCTTTTCGCAGGCAGGCTTCATCCCTGTCCCCAACGCCTTCAGGTCCGGTTCCGTTCCGGGCGTGTTACCTATAAAGTACTCCGCGGATCATTTGGGGAAAGCCTGCTTTCCCGGCCGGTTTTTTGAGGAGTGCTGCCATTCATGTCCGTGTTGCCCAATTCCCACCAGGCGTTGCTTAAAAATCTTGATCGATTGTCAGGGCGTACTACTTTTCTCGGGCTGACCAGCCCTGCGCTTCTGGACCAGGTCGATGTGGATGGCCTGGTGATGACGGACAATGCCGGCACCTACGATCTACTGTCTGCCTGCGAGTCCTGCACCCCCGCTTTTGGTTACGACGACCCGGCGCTTGTTCACGCTAGCGCAGACACCGTTGTTGTGTTTTTGCCGAAATCGCGGACCGAGCTGTCCCTTCGATTGGCGCTGGCCCAGTGGCTGGTGGCGCAAGGCGGCCGGGTAATACTGGTCGGGGAGAAGAAAGAGGGCATTGCCGGCGCTGTCCGCCAGCTTCAGCAGCAATTGCCCCGGTCGGAAAAAATCGACAGTGTTCGTCACTGTCAGGTGTGGCAGGCGAAGTCAGTAACGACATCAGAGGCGTTCCGTCTGGCGGACTGGCTGCAGTGGCACCGGGTGGAAAGGCAGGGCATCGCCCTTGAAGTGGCAGGCCTGCCGGGTATCTTCAGTGAAGGCGAGCTGGACGCGGGAACGGCCATTTTGCTGGATACTCTGGCCGAGAAACCGCTGATGCAGGGGAGGGTTCTCGATTTTGCCTGTGGCTCAGGGGTGATTGGCGCCTGGTGGCAGCGTTTCCAGGCTGAAAATGCCGGCGCCGTATCTCCTGTGGATGGCGTTGACGTCCAGTTTCAGGCGGTGACCTGTGCCCGGGCCACGTATCGGCGAGCCAGTGTTGAAGGCCGCATTCTGGCATCGGATGGGCTGGCGGTCGTAGAGGGGCAGTACCAGTCGGTCGTGACCAATCCACCCTTTCATACCGGTGTGCGAACGGATTCATCCATAACGGAGCAGTTTCTTCAGAGTGTGAGTCGTCATCTTGTGAAGGGTGGGGAGCTGAGGCTGGTGGCAAACCGTTTCCTGCCCTATGAAGCACTGATTCGCCGTTACATCGGGCAACCATCGGTGCTGGCGGAGAACAACCGGTTTGTTGTCTGGTCTGCCCGGAAGGCCTGATTTTCCAAAAAAAAGCCCCTGGGGTGAGGGGCAAGAGGTTTGTGTCCCGAACAAAGGACCAAACGAAAGGGTAGACTGTAAAAAACGTATAATATGAAGCTTATGGTTAATTTCTAGAATAATCAGCCTAGAATGTCGGCTTATGCCGTAATTTCCGCAAAATAACCAAATACTGACCTTCATGTCCGATGAAATGCTCCATATTGCCGGCCTGGGCCTGGCTTTGAAACGCCCGGGGGACGGCGCCAACTATCTGCGTGGATGGGATGCCGCTGATGAACTCCTGCTTGAACACGCCAGTGAGCAGATTGCTGGCCGGCCTGACCAGAGGGTACTGGTCGTGGATGACCAGTTTGGAGCACTGACGCTCGGGCTTGGTCGACTGTTTCCGGAAATTTCACTGGTCAGTTTGGCGGACAACGCAACTCTTGCGACGGCCCTCCAGCTCAATAGCGCCTCTATGGCGCCCGTCGCAGGGCCTGCAAGCTGGCTGGAGCCTCCCCTACAAACCTTTGATCTGGTCGTTCTGCGAATTCCACGCCAGGCGGACTACCTGGCCTGGGTGCTTCGCTGGTGCAACCAGGTATTGGGTCCGGACGGGGTGATCATCGCCGGTGGGATGATCAAACATCTGCCGGACCAGAGTTCAAAGGTATTTGCTGAACTTGTGAATACCCGGATGGTGTCCCGGGCGTGGAAAAAAGCCCGGGTAACGGTCTCAACACCGGGAGACAGCACATTGGAGAGCTGGAACGCCCAGTGGCAGGGCTACGACCTGCCGGAAAGTGGCGTTCGCGTGGACGCTCTGCCAGCGGTGTTCTCCCGGCGCAAGCTGGATATCGGTACCCGTGAACTACTGCCGGCCATGGGAAATCGGGTTGTCGATTTGCCCGCCGGCAGCCGTCTGCTGGATCTGGCCTGCGGCAACGGGGTGCTTGGTCTGGCAGCGCTGTCACTGTGTCAGGATCTGGAGGTGATCTTCTCGGACGTGTCCAGCCAGGCCGTGCTCAGCGCCCGACACAACGTCGGACGGGCGTTCCCTCAGGCGCTGACCCGTTTTGTTCACTGTGACGGCATGCCGCCGGGCACCGCAGAGTTTGATCTGATCCTGCTCAACCCGCCATTCCACGAGGGCGGTGTGGTGGGGGACCATATTGCCCTGACCCTGTTCCGGCAGGCGGCGGCACGGCTTGCGCCGGGCGGGCGTGTGCTGGTGGTGGGTAACCGTCACTTGGGCTATCACCGGAGCCTGAAAACGTCCTTCTCTCTGGTCAGACAGCTGGCCTCAAGTCCGAAATTTGTGGTATTCGAGGCTGGCCATCAGCCCCCGTAGCCAAGGCGGGCCAGGGTATCCACGATTGTCTGTGTCTGACTGTCTATCTCGATATTGACCTGGTCGGCCAGGGCAATGTCAGCAAACGTTGTGGCTCGCAGAGTTTCCGGAATCAGGTGAATGTTGAACCGGTTGCCCGTGACCTCACCGATAGTAAGGCTCGCCCCGTTGATCGCAATATAGCCTTTGGGAAAAATATACTTCGTCCACTGTTCGGGCACTTCGAAGGTGAGGGTGCAGTTGTTCTCTGGCCGGTCGATGGCGACGACTTCAGCGGTGGTGTGAACATGGCCGGACAGCAGGTGGCCGCCAATTTCGTCGCCGATGCGGGCCGCCCGTTCGAAGTTGATCCGGTCGCCAGGGGTGAGCGCACCCAGCGTTGTCAGCCTCAGGGTTTCCTGCATGGCGTCGAAAAACAACAGATCGTTTTCCTGGCGGGTCACCGTCAAACAGGTGCCGTCAATGGAAACGGAGGCACCGATGGTGACCCCCTGAACCCGGTCGGCGGGAAACCGGATGGCGAAACTGCTGAGCCCGGGCGCTGCGTCAATGTCTTCAACCACGGCAACGCCCTGAACAATACCTGTAAACATGCTTGGCCCTCATACGCTGGTTCTGGCTCCGGCCGGTTTTCCGGAACGGATTGCAAAGAGAAAAAGGATACCGACAGGGCATCGCCCTGCCAAGCAGGGTTCGCGCGCGGTCGTGCGGCGCGGATGTGCTATCCGACGTTCAAGTAACGGCGGATCAGGCCGATAATACGTTCATGGCAGAAATCAGACGTTCGCAGACCACAAAACCGGAACCGACCCCCGATGAGCCGCTGCTTCGTCAGGGCCGGCCTGCGGACCCTGTGCCAGCAGAAAAGCCGCCAGAGTCGAAGAACAAGGCGGCTGAGCCCGGTTCAGAGCCTGAGACTGCGGAAACGACGGAGACTGCCTCAGCCGAGCCGGGCAGTTCGAGGGCCGGCATTGAGAAAACGATTGCCGAATCCCGCCAGAAAAAGTTACGTCTGCTGCTGCGGCAATGCGACCGCGTAATGCTGATGGATTTCGATATTCTTGCCATGTCTGACTGGCCCGACAACTACTCCCTCGCCGTGGCCCGGCGCAGCCGTGATCTCTGGCTATTCTGTTCCCTGCTGGCGGCCCTGGTGTTTTTAAGCGGTATGACGGGTTTTGTGCCGGCCTGGATTGCCGGTGGCGGTTTCGGCGCTTTCGTCATTCTTCTGTTGTCTGGCCTGCCTGCGGTGCGGGGGTTGGTGACCAGCAGGCCTTCCTACCTTGATCTGGTTATTCAGCGGCGACGGATGCTGCAGGATGCGCGGAAGCATATTCAGCACCTTGAGGGCAAAGAGGGGCTGGCCTGGCAAT
This region includes:
- a CDS encoding NAD-glutamate dehydrogenase, whose translation is MNALTIASKEQFFQQLDEAFAEKIAKTEAKKITEFAKQHFAHTPLEELASRRFSDTYGGILSGWQFLQKREKYESPVSVFNPDLESDGWQSTHTVIFILHPNIPFIIDSLRIAINQREIGTHSIQHSILQVQRDEQGKLLKVYPPKKKVENTEHEAFIVLEIDRHSSQDDLHNLEEMIQTILHEVRIAVHDFPIVTEKVNEISKELDGIAAKIDDEYKQEAKAFLEWLVKDHFTFLGYDEYDFVKDKKGLVVRRVENSELGILRVNNERPDMVRLNELPQRTRHEMTRTDDIFIFAKSAQRARVHRPAYPDYIAVKKFDSKGEVVGERRFLGLYTSRVYNERPDEIPLLRRKFQTVMRRSGFMRDDYAGKELDQILTVYPRDELFEIEPSDLLSVAKNILYIQERRRIELFMREDVYGQFVTCLAFFPRDIYNTELRLKVEQVLVDALDAEDIEFVTHFSESVLARVQFTIRVPQVENRQIPFQEIREKVIALAQSWRDGLLESLNESYGEEQGNELYRLYASAFPSSYKDMFSPRRAAIDVDHIAQATREKRLTMSFYRALEEDESTLHFKLFFPDETLPLSDVMPIFDNLGFRVIGEHPFEVNDRNGKVVWIHDFTLQTTGGTVVDIHRIRPIFEDLFSRVWYGDAENDAFNRLLLSSYMSWREIALLRTFARYMRQIRVSNSQTFISNTLVHHVDLARLLLEFFEVRFNPERYQSPGKSKAAQQKLEIEFNAGLDEVENLSEDRVLRLFIELMQATLRTNYYQPDADGGNKPYISVKFDPHQIPDVPLPLPMFEIFVYSPRVEGVHLRGGKVARGGLRWSDRFEDYRTEILGLVKAQQVKNAVIVPVGAKGGFVAKRLPDMSDREAFQAEGIEAYKTFIRGLLDITDNLVDGGIKPPESVIRHDEDDHYLVVAADKGTATFSDIANGLAAEYGFWMGDAFASGGSNGYDHKKMGITARGAWVSVERHFREMGINPALDEFTAIGIGDMAGDVFGNGLLSSEKTKLVAAFNHMHIFVDPSPDPEKSYKERKRLFELPRSSWTDYDTKLISKGGGVFNRSAKSIPVSPEMKKLLGIKSDRVPPNMLISHILKSQVDLLWFGGIGTYVKAKTESHSDVGDKANDALRVDGSELRCKIVGEGGNLGMTQLGRIEFALRGGRLNTDFIDNSGGVDCSDHEVNMKILLNQAVAMGDLTEKQRNQMLEEMTDDVAALVLKNNYRQVQAISIASVGAATRLEEYRRLMNTMESEGKLNRSLEFLPDDETLTERKLDKKGLTRPELSVLISYVKGDLKQTLINSSLPDDPLLAGEMYKVFPQDLTRKFSKELGEHQLRREIIATQIANDMVNHMGITFVERLKQSTGADAASVALAWIIARDVFRLDTWWDKIEYLDYFIPAKLQIELMNDLSRLIRRAVRWLLRNRRAELSIQSHMERFADNVWMITSDLPEYLGEHARDEWKRRHDELVAEGLPEELASVASGTNYLYSSLGIIEAHEATGMPLKTVANLYYDLGDKLDLNWFARAIANLVPASHWQALARESFREDLDWQQRALTTGVLRIAGKPDDVGVCVDGWMKRHESLVHRWKTMLAELKGVREPEYAMFSVALRELLDLAQTTMHTQLEELVGEVQ
- the can gene encoding carbonate dehydratase is translated as MGQLDSLLEKNRAWANGIKKEDPEFFQRLSSQQAPEYLWIGCADSRVPANQIVDLMPGELFVHRNVANVVVHTDFNCLSVLQFAVDVLKVKHVLVVGHYGCGGVKAALHNEGFGLIANWLRHVQDVRDKYQDVLDGISEEQDQVDRLCELNVVEQVSHVCQNNIVQEAWRRGQSLRVHGFVYDLRDGLLRDMGLHIGSDSEKDAIKQSSVDDLVLRPVRSGRQK
- a CDS encoding class I SAM-dependent methyltransferase, whose protein sequence is MSVLPNSHQALLKNLDRLSGRTTFLGLTSPALLDQVDVDGLVMTDNAGTYDLLSACESCTPAFGYDDPALVHASADTVVVFLPKSRTELSLRLALAQWLVAQGGRVILVGEKKEGIAGAVRQLQQQLPRSEKIDSVRHCQVWQAKSVTTSEAFRLADWLQWHRVERQGIALEVAGLPGIFSEGELDAGTAILLDTLAEKPLMQGRVLDFACGSGVIGAWWQRFQAENAGAVSPVDGVDVQFQAVTCARATYRRASVEGRILASDGLAVVEGQYQSVVTNPPFHTGVRTDSSITEQFLQSVSRHLVKGGELRLVANRFLPYEALIRRYIGQPSVLAENNRFVVWSARKA
- a CDS encoding class I SAM-dependent methyltransferase, with the protein product MSDEMLHIAGLGLALKRPGDGANYLRGWDAADELLLEHASEQIAGRPDQRVLVVDDQFGALTLGLGRLFPEISLVSLADNATLATALQLNSASMAPVAGPASWLEPPLQTFDLVVLRIPRQADYLAWVLRWCNQVLGPDGVIIAGGMIKHLPDQSSKVFAELVNTRMVSRAWKKARVTVSTPGDSTLESWNAQWQGYDLPESGVRVDALPAVFSRRKLDIGTRELLPAMGNRVVDLPAGSRLLDLACGNGVLGLAALSLCQDLEVIFSDVSSQAVLSARHNVGRAFPQALTRFVHCDGMPPGTAEFDLILLNPPFHEGGVVGDHIALTLFRQAAARLAPGGRVLVVGNRHLGYHRSLKTSFSLVRQLASSPKFVVFEAGHQPP
- a CDS encoding riboflavin synthase subunit alpha, yielding MFTGIVQGVAVVEDIDAAPGLSSFAIRFPADRVQGVTIGASVSIDGTCLTVTRQENDLLFFDAMQETLRLTTLGALTPGDRINFERAARIGDEIGGHLLSGHVHTTAEVVAIDRPENNCTLTFEVPEQWTKYIFPKGYIAINGASLTIGEVTGNRFNIHLIPETLRATTFADIALADQVNIEIDSQTQTIVDTLARLGYGG